One window of Desulfarculus baarsii DSM 2075 genomic DNA carries:
- a CDS encoding PilZ domain-containing protein — MISVMEMEEPDPRRMSARRQVSLQATVEYLCPDGGWFPVRAWVTEVSAQGMRLRVPREATISQRDELHIFIHKHGIEATGKVSHVLEPADSHVATALGVKLTEISSQHYELWRRLVEA; from the coding sequence ATGATAAGCGTTATGGAAATGGAAGAGCCCGACCCGCGACGCATGTCCGCGCGGCGGCAGGTCAGCCTGCAGGCGACCGTGGAATACCTGTGCCCGGATGGCGGCTGGTTTCCTGTGCGGGCCTGGGTGACGGAAGTCAGCGCCCAGGGCATGCGCCTGCGCGTGCCGCGCGAGGCGACCATCAGCCAGCGTGACGAGCTGCATATATTCATCCACAAGCACGGCATCGAGGCCACCGGCAAGGTCAGCCACGTGCTGGAGCCGGCCGACAGCCACGTGGCGACGGCCCTTGGCGTCAAGCTGACCGAGATCAGCAGCCAACACTATGAGTTGTGGCGGCGGTTAGTGGAGGCGTGA
- a CDS encoding PilZ domain-containing protein, giving the protein MASHRDKRKTQRYSAAKEAFVFLRPTFVNLGRVVDLSDGGAGLEYIADKGIAPEWAEVDIVLSDSGTHISRVPCRIVHDSPLDDQAMPLGLETRRCGLQWGELTPRQQVHLKACTSYHGKFNA; this is encoded by the coding sequence ATGGCCAGCCACCGAGACAAACGAAAAACCCAGAGATACTCGGCCGCCAAAGAGGCTTTTGTCTTTTTGCGGCCCACTTTTGTCAATCTGGGTCGTGTCGTCGACCTCAGCGACGGCGGCGCGGGCCTGGAGTACATCGCCGACAAGGGCATCGCCCCCGAATGGGCCGAAGTGGACATTGTCCTGTCCGATAGCGGCACGCATATCAGTCGCGTGCCCTGCCGCATCGTCCACGATTCGCCCCTGGACGACCAAGCCATGCCCCTGGGCCTGGAAACCAGGCGCTGCGGCCTGCAGTGGGGCGAGTTGACGCCGCGGCAGCAAGTCCACCTAAAAGCATGCACGTCCTATCATGGCAAATTCAACGCCTAA
- a CDS encoding DUF3786 domain-containing protein encodes MATADPEENTLFRWAEDLPLALWDDLRGRDPLAAAAACGARWDGACFVLPLLGRDYCVEPAAMKLTSVEAPERRVGYQVALILVKTLAFSTGASPSGQMVTPRELVGGELFFNGPHAVNTPALEQRFGADGQGLIARALAMGGQSIDGADVAVRLPGLPMLPLWVLLWLADDEFPARAVVGVDSRTAQHLPLDGVWALTNLLIHRLTTGGGNG; translated from the coding sequence ATGGCAACGGCTGATCCCGAGGAAAACACGCTGTTTCGTTGGGCCGAGGATCTGCCCCTGGCCCTGTGGGACGATCTACGCGGCCGCGACCCGCTGGCGGCGGCCGCGGCCTGCGGCGCGCGCTGGGATGGCGCGTGTTTTGTTTTGCCGCTGCTGGGGCGCGATTATTGCGTCGAGCCGGCGGCCATGAAGCTGACCAGCGTCGAGGCCCCGGAGCGCCGCGTGGGTTATCAGGTGGCGTTGATTCTGGTCAAGACCCTGGCCTTTTCCACGGGCGCCTCGCCTAGCGGCCAGATGGTCACCCCCCGCGAGTTGGTGGGCGGCGAGCTGTTTTTCAACGGCCCCCACGCCGTCAACACCCCGGCCCTGGAGCAACGCTTTGGCGCGGACGGCCAGGGCTTGATCGCGCGGGCCCTGGCCATGGGCGGTCAGTCGATCGATGGCGCGGACGTGGCCGTGCGCCTGCCGGGCCTGCCGATGCTGCCACTGTGGGTGCTGTTGTGGCTGGCCGACGATGAATTTCCGGCCAGGGCCGTGGTGGGGGTGGATTCGCGGACGGCCCAGCATCTGCCCCTGGACGGCGTCTGGGCCCTGACCAACCTGCTGATCCACAGGCTGACGACTGGCGGCGGCAATGGCTGA
- a CDS encoding methylenetetrahydrofolate reductase: MAFAEALKSKAFVVLVEMETPKGVDISGFIDNARHVVGRVDAALIPDMSFAVMRMSALAGAVLLKQQGLEPIIQFSCRDRNRLALQGDLLAAHVLGVANVMAIDGEAIEMGDHLHAKPVYDLSAVGFLEAAQGLADGKDIGGRQLRGAPKFCLGARIEPWVDDAQCELRLGEARAAVKRGAKFLVGPPVFDLESFAGFMAKAKDVGAPIIASVLLLKSVGMARYLNQNLPGVCISEDTIRRIRQASDRPAECVKIAAETVKGLKKLCGGTLLVTAGWEDKLPGVLDAAGL, translated from the coding sequence ATGGCCTTTGCAGAAGCACTCAAGTCCAAGGCTTTCGTGGTGCTGGTGGAGATGGAGACGCCCAAAGGCGTTGACATTTCGGGCTTTATCGACAACGCTCGCCACGTGGTCGGCCGCGTCGACGCCGCGCTGATCCCGGATATGAGCTTTGCCGTGATGCGCATGTCGGCCCTGGCCGGGGCGGTGCTCTTAAAGCAGCAGGGATTGGAGCCGATCATCCAATTCTCCTGTCGCGACCGCAATCGCCTGGCCTTGCAGGGTGATCTGCTAGCCGCCCACGTGCTTGGCGTGGCCAACGTCATGGCCATTGACGGCGAGGCCATCGAGATGGGCGACCATCTGCACGCCAAGCCGGTTTACGACCTCAGCGCGGTCGGTTTCCTGGAGGCCGCCCAGGGCTTGGCCGACGGCAAGGACATCGGCGGGCGACAATTGCGCGGCGCGCCCAAGTTCTGTCTGGGCGCGCGCATCGAGCCCTGGGTCGACGACGCCCAGTGCGAGTTGCGCCTGGGCGAGGCCCGGGCGGCGGTCAAGCGGGGGGCCAAGTTTCTGGTTGGCCCGCCGGTGTTTGACCTGGAGTCCTTCGCGGGCTTCATGGCAAAGGCCAAGGACGTCGGCGCGCCGATCATCGCGTCGGTTCTGCTTCTGAAATCGGTGGGCATGGCCCGCTACCTCAACCAGAACCTGCCCGGCGTCTGCATCAGCGAAGATACGATCCGGCGCATTCGTCAGGCCTCCGATCGGCCGGCCGAATGTGTCAAGATCGCCGCGGAAACGGTCAAGGGACTCAAAAAACTCTGCGGCGGGACATTGTTGGTGACCGCCGGCTGGGAGGACAAACTGCCGGGCGTCCTGGACGCCGCGGGCCTCTAG
- a CDS encoding helix-turn-helix transcriptional regulator has translation MEQLKSRQDELTKTLLANNKALTILASSLESMRLESEQGMARRIQALTLPILERLGRDDRMGRLRDELRVVVEELEDLAAGIGDGEGLLGRLTVSERRIAAMIKSGMSSKQIAANLNISLDTVKTHRRNIRRKLRINDAGASLRGFLQARVGRLEGHDD, from the coding sequence ATGGAGCAGCTCAAATCGCGCCAGGACGAGCTGACCAAGACCCTGCTGGCCAACAACAAGGCCCTGACCATCCTGGCCAGCAGCCTGGAATCCATGCGCCTGGAGTCGGAGCAGGGCATGGCCCGTCGCATCCAGGCCCTGACCTTGCCCATCCTGGAGCGCCTGGGGCGCGACGATCGGATGGGCCGTCTGCGCGATGAACTGCGCGTGGTCGTCGAGGAGTTGGAAGACCTGGCCGCCGGCATCGGCGATGGCGAGGGTCTGCTGGGCCGGCTGACGGTCAGCGAACGGCGCATCGCCGCCATGATCAAGAGCGGCATGAGCAGCAAACAGATCGCCGCCAACCTGAATATTTCCCTCGACACGGTCAAGACCCACCGCCGCAACATCAGGCGCAAGCTGCGCATCAACGACGCCGGGGCCAGCCTGCGCGGTTTTTTGCAGGCCCGCGTCGGTCGCCTGGAAGGCCACGACGACTGA
- a CDS encoding NADP-dependent malic enzyme, translating into MRQLRNQPPEVSKLHDQDALRYHRYPRPGKIEVTPTKPCMSQADLSLAYTPGVGVPCLRIKDDPDASFDYTSRGNLVGVITNGTAVLGLGHIGPLAGKPVMEGKAVLFKRFADLDVFDIEVNTTDPDEFIRTVELLEPTFGGINLEDIKAPDCFYIEDELSRRMSIPVFHDDQHGTAIISAAALLNACELTGRRLETTRVVINGAGAAAMACAKRYIQLGVAPDNLLMVDSKGVIFQGRQAGMNPYKAAFARQTSLRTLEQAARGADVLVGLSVKGAFTPELLAVMAPKPIVFALANPDPEIDYHQAKAARPDAIVATGRSDYPNQVNNVLGFPFIFRGALDVRATTINEQMKQAAVLALAKLAREDVPDSVLRAYGGQPIHFGPEYLIPKPLDSRVLLAVTPAVARAAVESGVARVGLPEPAAYLQALEARLGPEREIIRKIIIRAQQHPKRIVLPEGDHPVIMRAAHQAAAEGVARPILLGEPQRIQATAAGLGLSLEGVEIVDNLNSPLYDEFCDQLFALRARKGWSREETRRQLRHRYVFGAMMVRQGLVDGQVHGVAHSYPDAIRPVLWVIPRRPDVAKVSGLYLMVLRQRTLLFADATINIHPSADDLAEIAMLSAEMARFLDMRPRVAMLSFSNFGSTRHPDATRVQRAVEIVRQRQPELTIDGEMQADTAVDEMILGERFPFNRLGGPANVLIFPELSAANMAYKLLDRLGGATAVGPILMGLTKPFNVVQRGADMETVANVIALTVAQAKAQTPA; encoded by the coding sequence ATGCGCCAACTTCGCAACCAACCGCCAGAGGTGAGCAAATTGCACGACCAAGACGCCCTGCGCTATCACCGTTACCCGCGCCCCGGCAAGATCGAGGTCACGCCAACCAAGCCCTGCATGTCCCAGGCCGACCTGAGCCTGGCCTACACCCCCGGCGTGGGCGTCCCCTGCCTGCGGATCAAGGACGACCCCGACGCATCCTTTGATTACACCTCGCGCGGCAACCTGGTGGGGGTGATCACCAACGGCACCGCCGTGCTGGGCCTGGGCCACATAGGCCCGCTGGCCGGCAAGCCCGTCATGGAGGGCAAGGCGGTATTATTCAAAAGATTCGCCGACTTGGATGTTTTCGACATCGAAGTAAACACCACCGATCCCGACGAATTCATCCGCACCGTCGAGCTGCTCGAACCCACTTTCGGCGGCATAAACCTCGAAGACATCAAGGCCCCGGACTGCTTTTACATCGAGGACGAACTCAGCCGGCGCATGTCCATCCCGGTCTTTCACGACGATCAACACGGCACGGCCATCATCTCGGCGGCCGCGCTCTTGAACGCCTGCGAGCTGACCGGCCGGCGCTTGGAAACCACGCGCGTGGTCATCAACGGCGCCGGCGCGGCGGCCATGGCCTGCGCCAAGCGCTACATCCAGCTTGGCGTCGCGCCCGACAACCTGCTCATGGTCGATTCCAAGGGCGTGATCTTCCAGGGTCGCCAGGCAGGCATGAACCCCTACAAAGCGGCCTTTGCCCGCCAAACCAGCCTGCGCACCCTGGAGCAGGCCGCGCGCGGGGCCGACGTGCTGGTGGGCTTGTCGGTCAAGGGGGCCTTCACCCCCGAGTTGCTGGCCGTGATGGCTCCCAAGCCCATCGTCTTCGCCCTGGCCAACCCCGACCCGGAGATCGATTATCATCAAGCCAAGGCCGCCCGGCCAGACGCCATCGTGGCCACGGGTCGATCCGATTATCCCAATCAAGTCAACAACGTGCTCGGCTTCCCCTTCATCTTTCGCGGGGCCTTGGACGTGCGCGCCACCACCATCAACGAACAAATGAAACAGGCCGCCGTGCTGGCCCTGGCCAAACTGGCCCGCGAGGACGTGCCCGACTCGGTGCTGCGGGCCTATGGCGGCCAGCCCATCCACTTTGGCCCGGAATACCTGATCCCCAAGCCGCTGGACTCCCGCGTGCTGCTGGCCGTCACCCCGGCCGTGGCCCGGGCCGCCGTGGAAAGCGGCGTGGCCCGCGTGGGCCTGCCCGAGCCGGCGGCCTATCTCCAGGCCCTGGAGGCCAGGCTGGGCCCCGAGCGCGAGATCATTCGCAAGATCATCATCCGCGCCCAACAGCACCCCAAGCGCATCGTTCTGCCCGAGGGCGATCATCCCGTGATCATGCGCGCAGCCCATCAGGCCGCCGCCGAAGGCGTGGCCCGGCCCATTCTCCTGGGCGAACCCCAACGCATCCAGGCCACCGCCGCCGGGCTGGGCCTATCCCTGGAGGGCGTGGAGATCGTCGACAACCTCAACAGCCCGCTCTACGACGAGTTTTGCGACCAACTATTCGCCCTCAGGGCGCGCAAGGGCTGGTCCCGCGAGGAAACCAGGCGCCAACTGCGCCACCGCTACGTTTTCGGGGCGATGATGGTGCGCCAGGGTCTGGTCGACGGCCAGGTCCACGGCGTGGCCCACTCCTACCCCGACGCCATCCGGCCGGTGCTGTGGGTCATCCCCCGCCGACCGGACGTGGCCAAGGTCTCGGGGCTTTATCTGATGGTCTTGCGCCAACGCACTCTGTTGTTCGCCGACGCCACGATCAACATCCATCCCAGCGCCGATGATCTGGCCGAAATCGCCATGCTTTCGGCCGAAATGGCCCGGTTCCTGGACATGCGGCCACGGGTGGCCATGCTGTCGTTTTCCAACTTCGGCAGCACCCGCCACCCCGACGCCACGCGCGTGCAAAGGGCCGTGGAGATCGTCCGTCAACGCCAGCCCGAGCTGACCATCGACGGCGAAATGCAGGCCGACACCGCCGTCGATGAAATGATTCTCGGCGAAAGATTCCCCTTCAACCGTCTGGGCGGACCGGCCAACGTGCTGATCTTCCCCGAGCTTTCCGCGGCCAACATGGCCTATAAGCTGCTCGATCGCCTGGGCGGGGCCACCGCCGTGGGCCCCATCTTGATGGGCTTGACCAAGCCTTTCAATGTGGTGCAACGCGGCGCGGACATGGAAACCGTGGCTAACGTCATCGCCCTGACCGTGGCCCAAGCCAAGGCCCAAACGCCGGCTTGA
- a CDS encoding carboxyl transferase domain-containing protein has protein sequence MKLIDILKTRTRHPFRPRSSDIIQHVFQDFRDYGAKGDSLIIGEGHLDDRRVYVVGQEKPKPKKLRSAADVGKLNWGMLSAAEHSQVLRLLQRLQETGPHEDAVLLSLIDTYGADISMESARQLQAFFIANLIRAYLNVPIRTISIVIGEGGSGGALALQVADRRAAMEDALYATAPPESLAAIIFRDPGRIEQALAISKSRAKDLKHFNVIDTIIPQTKRVDDVEGMAQNVRAYLEKTVKELSRARLEKLMQKRLDQAEEMGVVRRGKFYEIKRFIEKPLKSFSKPPVDIKLIADPSGATIHIDDTSYGDGTLMKPGQAYIRCGEERQGASGDGCGAVIALEDYLRNHQICPNCGKQHVLDAAGWVDALADAGTFHELFRNITVADVLPEEEIHDYYRQFLDRQKGCSSFNESLVTAHARVHGYPVVLAISEFAFAGGSMGVVFGEKFRMAVEYATRKRWPLISVCCSGGARLYEGIVALMQMTKTVAAVERLKRLGIPYISILADPSSGGAIASYAALGDVCIAEPNALVIFTGPRVMKARGFAVQDDLVRSDSLLAVSAETLELADFYCDIRGIQEVTPRRDMRRSLARYLELYARFRAGEKQKKGQRPYMRRVVHSAGVELDDGNG, from the coding sequence TTGAAGCTTATCGACATACTCAAGACCCGCACCCGCCATCCTTTCCGCCCGCGTTCGTCCGATATAATCCAGCATGTTTTTCAAGATTTCCGCGATTATGGCGCCAAGGGAGACTCGTTGATCATCGGCGAGGGCCACCTGGACGACCGTCGCGTCTACGTGGTGGGCCAGGAAAAGCCAAAGCCCAAAAAGCTGCGCAGCGCCGCCGACGTGGGCAAGCTCAATTGGGGCATGCTCAGCGCGGCCGAGCATTCGCAGGTGTTGCGGCTGCTGCAACGCCTGCAGGAAACCGGACCCCACGAAGACGCCGTGCTGCTGTCGTTGATTGACACCTATGGCGCCGATATTTCGATGGAATCGGCGCGACAGCTCCAGGCGTTTTTTATTGCCAACCTTATCCGGGCCTATTTGAACGTGCCTATCCGCACCATCAGCATCGTCATCGGCGAGGGCGGTTCGGGCGGCGCGCTGGCCTTGCAGGTGGCCGACCGCCGGGCGGCCATGGAGGACGCCCTCTACGCCACCGCCCCGCCGGAATCGCTGGCGGCGATCATTTTTCGCGATCCGGGCCGCATCGAGCAGGCCCTGGCCATCAGCAAGTCGCGGGCCAAGGATCTGAAACATTTCAATGTGATCGACACGATCATCCCCCAGACCAAACGGGTCGACGACGTTGAAGGCATGGCCCAGAATGTCCGGGCCTATCTGGAAAAGACCGTCAAGGAACTTTCGCGGGCGCGGCTGGAAAAGCTGATGCAAAAGCGCCTGGACCAGGCCGAGGAGATGGGCGTGGTGCGGCGAGGCAAGTTTTACGAGATCAAGCGGTTTATCGAGAAACCGCTGAAATCGTTCAGCAAGCCGCCGGTGGACATCAAGCTCATCGCCGACCCCAGCGGCGCGACCATTCACATCGACGACACCTCCTACGGCGACGGCACGTTGATGAAGCCCGGCCAGGCTTACATCCGTTGCGGCGAGGAGCGCCAGGGGGCCAGCGGCGATGGTTGCGGGGCGGTGATCGCCCTGGAAGATTATCTGCGCAATCATCAGATCTGCCCCAACTGCGGCAAGCAGCACGTGCTGGACGCGGCCGGTTGGGTCGACGCCCTGGCCGACGCGGGCACCTTTCACGAGCTGTTTCGCAACATCACCGTGGCCGATGTTTTGCCCGAGGAAGAAATTCACGATTATTATCGCCAGTTTCTCGATCGGCAAAAGGGTTGCAGTTCGTTCAATGAATCGTTGGTCACGGCCCACGCCAGGGTGCATGGCTATCCGGTGGTGTTGGCCATCAGCGAATTCGCCTTTGCCGGCGGCTCGATGGGTGTTGTTTTCGGCGAAAAGTTTCGCATGGCCGTGGAGTACGCCACGCGCAAGCGTTGGCCGCTGATCAGCGTGTGTTGTTCGGGCGGGGCGCGGCTTTACGAGGGTATCGTGGCGCTGATGCAGATGACCAAGACGGTGGCGGCGGTGGAGCGCCTCAAGCGTTTGGGCATTCCCTACATCTCCATTCTGGCCGACCCCAGTTCGGGCGGGGCCATCGCCTCCTACGCGGCCCTGGGCGACGTTTGCATCGCCGAACCCAACGCCCTGGTTATCTTTACCGGCCCCCGGGTGATGAAGGCGCGGGGCTTTGCCGTGCAGGACGATCTGGTGCGGTCCGATTCGCTGCTGGCCGTTTCGGCCGAAACGCTGGAGCTTGCTGATTTTTATTGCGACATCAGGGGCATCCAGGAGGTGACGCCACGGCGCGACATGCGCCGTTCGCTGGCCCGCTATCTGGAGCTTTACGCCCGTTTCCGGGCCGGCGAAAAGCAAAAGAAGGGCCAGCGCCCATACATGCGCCGGGTGGTGCACAGCGCCGGCGTGGAGTTGGACGATGGCAACGGCTGA
- a CDS encoding ketopantoate reductase family protein has product MLTSESPTAVIGAGAIGGITAALMAKAGRNVELVCKHSQTTDRALYPGLRLRGVCGEHEVRMQAVTNIGELSSPKDIVFLATKANDCLTAARQLAPFLTDDGVVVSLQNGISEDALGEILGRGRVIGCVVGWGATMHEPGELEMTSEGEFVLGNIDAQPDERLPIIKSFLEFARPTRISDNIMGELYSKLIVNSCINSLGAISGWPLGQLLKSWRVRSIFIAQMREAMAVAAAMKLKVEPGGGGKLDYYRFVKGNGPLAILKRHLYVKAIGTKYARIKSSSLQSLQRGRPTEVDYLNGYIVEKGKAFGVATPVNEAIVRMIKQIEEGSRRITPDNIAELPLA; this is encoded by the coding sequence ATGTTGACTTCCGAGAGCCCGACAGCGGTCATTGGCGCGGGAGCCATTGGCGGCATCACTGCCGCCCTGATGGCCAAGGCCGGCCGTAACGTCGAGTTGGTGTGCAAGCACTCCCAGACCACCGACCGCGCCCTCTACCCCGGCCTGCGCCTGCGCGGCGTCTGCGGCGAGCACGAGGTGCGCATGCAGGCCGTGACCAATATCGGCGAACTCAGCTCGCCCAAAGACATTGTCTTTCTGGCCACCAAGGCCAACGACTGCCTGACCGCGGCCCGGCAGTTGGCGCCTTTCCTCACCGATGACGGCGTGGTGGTCTCGCTGCAAAACGGCATCAGCGAGGACGCCCTGGGCGAAATCCTGGGGCGTGGGCGGGTGATCGGCTGCGTGGTGGGCTGGGGCGCAACCATGCACGAGCCAGGCGAACTGGAAATGACCTCCGAGGGCGAGTTCGTCCTGGGCAACATCGACGCCCAACCCGACGAACGCCTGCCGATAATCAAGAGTTTCCTGGAGTTCGCGCGGCCCACGCGCATCTCCGACAACATCATGGGCGAGCTTTACTCCAAGCTCATCGTCAATTCGTGCATCAACAGCCTTGGGGCCATCTCCGGCTGGCCGCTGGGCCAGTTGCTCAAGAGCTGGCGGGTGCGGTCCATCTTCATCGCCCAGATGCGCGAAGCCATGGCCGTGGCCGCGGCCATGAAACTCAAAGTCGAGCCCGGCGGCGGCGGCAAGCTGGATTATTATCGCTTCGTCAAGGGCAACGGCCCGCTGGCGATCCTCAAGCGGCACCTCTACGTCAAGGCCATCGGCACCAAATACGCCCGGATCAAGTCGTCGAGCCTGCAATCACTGCAACGCGGGCGGCCCACCGAGGTCGATTATTTGAACGGCTATATCGTGGAAAAGGGCAAGGCCTTTGGCGTGGCCACGCCGGTAAACGAAGCGATCGTGCGCATGATCAAACAGATAGAGGAAGGCTCCCGGCGCATAACGCCCGACAACATAGCCGAGTTGCCCCTGGCCTGA